From the Lepidochelys kempii isolate rLepKem1 chromosome 2, rLepKem1.hap2, whole genome shotgun sequence genome, one window contains:
- the LOC140907960 gene encoding alanine aminotransferase 2-like — protein MAARRKVLTLDSVNPRVKGSRLPTLGPLLERASQIQRQLAQVAAICAYPELLHADSMPRDAKQRASRILPELHSSSAEGAGGSLLFAVQRQSLYRWAGSFSQGAYNMEYVTAAIPQRVARYLERRDGGIRNIVTCGGITMAIAVSLPSNLPRPQSLLLAMSSSRRPQGRCCSPQDFLSLVVNELDPRRAGMLLPVPGHPLYADAVGLAGAVGVQYHLDEEGGWALDVGEIRWVLGQARGYCPPKVLCVINPGYPTGRGAFRAGFFELANIDPAIMKCFCSWGMSVYPLILGQVLLDALMEPLLPGDPSCPHLYGSGCCMLHGRGKQAALSNLAHKAQLTQEIFGPVPGIRCNPVQGAMYSFPRIQIPARAVQEAQALSLEPDFFFCQKLLEATGIVLAPESTFGVMLLPSVKTLRIVLQTTADFHSQFLQQYS, from the exons ATGGCGGCGCGGAGGAAGGTCCTGACCCTGGACTCCGTGAATCCGCGCGTCAAAGGCTCCAGGCTCCCCACGCTGGGGCCCCTGCTGGAGAGGGCCTCGCAGATCCAGCGCCAGCTGGCGCAG GTGGCTGCCATCTGCGCTTACCCAGAGCTGCTGCATGCCGACTCCATGCCACGGGACGCCAAGCAGCGAGCCAGTCGCATCCTGCCGGAGCTGCACAGCTCCAGTGCGG aaGGAGCGGGAGGGTCCTTGCTCTTTGCCGTTCAGCGGCAGAGTCTGTACCGCTGGGCTGGGTCCTTCTCCCAAGGAGCGTATAACATGGAGTACGTCACCGCTGCCATCCCCCAGAGGGTGGCCCGCTACCTGGAGAGGAGAGACGGGGGCATCCG GAACATCGTCACATGTGGGGGCATCACCATGGCCATAGCAGTGAGTCTACCCAGCAATCTGCCCAGACCCCAGTCTCTGCTGCTGGCCATGAGCAGCTCCAGACGACCTCAGGGGAGATGCTGCAGCCCCCAG gatTTCCTCTCCCTGGTGGTCAATGAGCTGGACCCCAGGAGGGCGGGCATGCTGCTGCCGGTGCCCGGGCACCCTCTCTATGCGGACGCTGTCGGCCTGGCCGGTGCTGTCGGGGTGCAGTACCACCTGGACGAGGAGGGCGGCTGGGCTCTGGACGTTGGGGAGATCAGGTGGGTGCTCGGCCAAGCCAGGGGGTACTGTCCCCCCAAAGTGCTATGTGTCATCAACCCCGGGTACCCGACGG GCAGGGGCGCTTTCCGGGCTGGCTTCTTTGAGCTTGCGAACATCGACCCAGCAATCATGAAATGCTTCTGCTCCTGGGGAATGTCCGTCTACCCCCTGATCCTGGGCCAGGTTCTGCTGGATGCCCTGATGGAGCCGCTGCTGCCTGGGGACCCCTCCTGCCCGCACCTTTATGGCAGTGGGTGCTGCATGCtgcatggcagg GGGAAGCAGGCAGCGCTGAGCAACCTGGCCCACAAAGCGCAGCTGACCCAGGAGATCTTCGGCCCGGTGCCCGGGATCCGCTGTAACCCCGTGCAGGGCGCCATGTACTCCTTCCCCAGGATCCAGATCCCAGCCAGGGCGGTGCAGGAGGCCCAG GCCCTCAGTCTGGAGCCTGATTTCTTCTTCTGTCAGAAGCTGCTGGAGGCGACGGGGATCGTGCTGGCCCCAGAGAGCACCTTCGG GGTGATGCTGCTGCCCTCAGTGAAGACGCTGAGGATTGTCTTACAAACCACTGCAGACTTCCACTCCCAGTTCCTGCAGCAATATTCCTGA
- the LOC140905829 gene encoding fucolectin-3-like, whose amino-acid sequence MGTSHLPSSHPLIPAWNLALRCPATQSSTYKNYGPEKARAEKAVDGNHNGIWDNGSCTHIDCETEPWWRVDLGSPRSVSAVMVKNREDCCGERIKGAQIHVGDSKAGHGKDDPMCGTITDTRLGSVSTISCNGLKGRYVTIIIPGWRGILTLCAVEVIAQGCPLSPVAQNLALGRPATQSSSLKEYGPVKAGAGNAVDGKCDGILDDDSCTHTEQETEPWWNVDLDCRHSVSTVMVKNREDCCGERIKGAQIHVGDSKAGHGKDDPICGTITDTAPGSLSNISCKGMEDRYVTITIPDREEYLTLCEVEVYGTPMGAC is encoded by the exons ATGGGCACGTCCCACCTCCCCTCTTCTCACCCTCTGATTCCAGCTTGGAACTTGGCGCTACGGTGCCCGGCCACTCAGTCCTCCACATATAAGAATTATGGACCTGAAAAAGCTAGGGCTGAAAAGGCCGTGGATGGAAACCACAATGGGATTTGGGACAATGGCTCCTGCACCCACATCGACTGCGAGACTGAGCCGTGGTGGAGGGTGGACTTGGGCAGTCCTCGGTCTGTCTCCGCGGTGATGGTGAAGAACAGGGAggactgctgtggggagagaatcAAGGGGGCCCAGATCCACGTGGGAGACTCCAAGGCTGGCCATGGCAAGGACGACCCCAT GTGCGGGACCATCACCGACACCAGACTGGGATCCGTCAGCACCATCTCCTGCAACGGGCTGAAGGGCCGCTACGTCACCATCATCATCCCAGGCTGGAGGGGGATTCTCACTCTGTGTGCGGTTGAGGTCATAGCTCAGGGCTGTCCCCTATCACCAGTGG CTCAGAACTTGGCGCTGGGACGCCCGGCCACTCAGTCCTCCAGTCTCAAGGAATACGGGCCTGTAAAAGCCGGGGCCGGGAACGCTGTGGATGGAAAATGCGATGGGATTTTGGACGATGACTCCTGCACCCACACCGAGCAGGAGACAGAGCCGTGGTGGAACGTGGACTTGGACTGTCGGCATTCTGTCTCCACGGTGATGGTGAAGAACAGGGAggactgctgtggggagagaatcAAGGGGGCCCAGATCCACGTGGGAGACTCCAAGGCTGGCCATGGCAAGGACGACCCCAT CTGCGGGACCATCACCGACACCGCACCAGGATCCCTCAGCAACATCTCCTGTAAAGGGATGGAGGACCGTTACGTCACCATCACCATCCCGGACAGGGAGGAGTATCTCACCCTGTGTGAGGTTGAGGTCTACGGCACCCCCATGGGTGCCTGCtag